One region of Gopherus evgoodei ecotype Sinaloan lineage chromosome 23, rGopEvg1_v1.p, whole genome shotgun sequence genomic DNA includes:
- the PTGES3L gene encoding putative protein PTGES3L, which translates to MARQSAKTLWYDRPWYIFLEFCVEDSTDVKVDIEDHRVVFSCKNADGVEMYNEINLYARVNSKDSQQKRSDRSITCFVRKWKEKVAWPRLTKENIKPVWLFVDFDNWRDWEGDEEAEMAMTEQYAELLQKVTVKGTPPAMDDLDDEI; encoded by the exons ATGGCGAG GCAATCTGCAAAAACGCTGTGGTACGACCGCCCGTGGTACATCTTTCTGGAGTTCTGCGTGGAGGACAGCACAGATGTTAAAGTCGACATTGAAGACCACCGGGTGGTGTTCAG CTGTAAAAATGCAGATGGCGTGGAGATGTACAACGAGATCAACCTATACGCCAGGGTGAACTCCAAA GACTCGCAGCAGAAGCGCTCTGACCGTTCCATCACCTGCTTCGTAAGGAAGTGGAAGGAGAAGGTGGCATGGCCGCGCCTCACCAAGGAGAACATCAAG CCAGTCTGGCTGTTTGTGGACTTTGATAACTGGCGAGACTGGGAAGGGGATGAGGAGGCAGAAATGGCCATGACTGAGCAGTACGCAGAG CTCCTGCAGAAGGTCACTGTTAAAGGCACACCCCCTGCAATGGATGACCTTGAT GATGAGATTTGA
- the LOC115638959 gene encoding alanyl-tRNA editing protein Aarsd1-like, translated as MVFQCQRDSWARQFTTRVASCRPAELPAEGGAKETLRGFHVVLEDTILFPEGGGQPDDRGLIDDIPVLRVTRQGPAAVHFVQTPLEPGSEVLLTVDWDRRFDHMQQHSGQHLITALADLMFGFKTTSWELGHQRTVIELDTPSVTAEQVEALEKNVNEKIRARIPVVVREHSEDDPEIETVRSRGLPDNHTGPVRIISIEGIDDNMCCGTHVSNLSDLQVIKLLGTEKGKKNKTNLVFLAGNRVLKSVERSHSIEKALTSLLKNGAEEHVEAVKRLQNSVKLLQKNNLNLLRDLAVLTAQNFKSNPGRGRVFVLHRKDGDSEFMNIIANEIGTEDTLLFLTVGDEKAAGLFLLAGPSELVEKLGPRVAELLEGKGAGKRDRFQGKATRMSRRAEVQALLQDFIGHQTLEE; from the exons ATGGTGTTCCAGTGCCAGAGGGACAGCTGGGCCCGGCAG TTCACCACTAGGGTCGCGTCGTGCCGCCCCGCGGAGCTGCCGGCCGAAGGCGGCGCGAAGGAGACGCTGCGGGGCTTCCACGTGGTGCTGGAGGACACGATTCTCTTCCCCGAGGGCGGGGGCCAG cccgacGACCGGGGACTCATCGACGACATCCCCGTGCTCCGCGTGACCCGGCAGGGCCCGGCCGCTGTCCACTTCGTGCAGACGCCGCTGGAGCCGGGCAGCGAGGTGCTGCTGACGGTGGACTGGGACAGGAGGTTTGACCACATGCAGCAGCACTCAG GGCAGCATCTCATCACTGCCCTTGCAGATCTGATGTTTGGTTTCAAAACAACTTCATG GGAGCTAGGCCATCAGCGCACTGTCATCGAGCTGGACACACCTTCGGTGACAGCAGAACAGGTGGAGGCCCTAGAGAAGAACGTGAATGAGAAAATCCGGGCCCGTATTCCTGTGGTGGTGAGGGAGCACTCTGAGGATGACCCAGAGATCGAGACA GTGAGAAGCCGCGGTTTGCCAGATAACCACACAGGGCCAGTGCGTATCATAAGCATCGAGGGCATAGACGACAACATGTGCTGCGGGACTCATGTCTCCAACTTAAGTGACCTGCAG GTTATTAAGCTCCTTggcacagaaaagggaaaaaagaacaaaaccaacTTGGTCTTTCTGGCAGGAAATAGAGTACTGAAGTCTGTCGAGCGAAGTCACAGCATCGAGAAGGCACTAACCTCGCTGCTTAA aaatggagcagaggagcatgtggaggCTGTGAAGAGGCTGCAGAATTCTGTGAAGCTGCTTCAGAAG AACAACTTGAACTTGCTTAGAGACCTCGCCGTTTTGACAGCACAGAACTTCAAAAGCAATCCAGGCCGAGGCCGAGTGTTTGTGTTACACAG GAAAGATGGTGACTCTGAGTTCATGAATATCATCGCCAATGAGATCGGGACAGAG GACACCCTGCTCTTCCTGACTGTGGGAGACGAGAAGGcagctgggctcttcctcctggCTGGGCCCAGTGAATTGGTTGAAAAATTAGGCCCCAG AGTGGCGGAGCTGCTGGAAGGCAAAGGAGCTGGAAAACGGGACCGCTTCCAAGGCAAGGCGACCAGGATGAGCAGGCGAGCAGAGGTGCAGGCCCTGCTCCAGGACTTCATTGGCCACCAGACCCTGGAGGAGTAA